The stretch of DNA ATTTGAATTCACAATTTTATATTTTGTGCATAATTACTAATTCTAgctttttaatcaaataaatcaataattaattctcgcattttattttgtaaattctaatgaattgatgaaatttgaatggttatcaaatcaaatttaattattattaatttaagttAACCAGAAATCAAATTGGCCTAACCCAAATACCAAAtaccaaagaaaataaaaaccttttttttttttacttaattttgcatTGCATGATCGTTCGAAAACATTCAAGCGAATTAAAAGTGAGAGATGATCTACGAAAACATCCCACATATAATTTCAAGCTTGCATCTTCTTCGACTCCTAAATACTCCTATATTCTTGTGTATCAACCAACTGATCCACTTTCCTTATTTCATCCACTGCTACATCTTCTTCAATCTCATCATCATCCTCGTCGTCCTCATCGGTTTGGTTCACTACACGTTCTTTAATACCTTGTGCACCATCTCTAGCTGCTCTCCAAGCTCCATCCAGGGTCTTTTTAGCCGTATCCCCCACATTCTCCGCCATCCCCACTGCCTTCTTTATCCCATCTTTCGCCGTATCCGCCGCGAAGCTCGTCGCGTTACCTGGAGGCCGCCCTTCTCCGGTGACAAACGAAGGGTGTTTTGTCTCGTACATACTGTCTCTCGGTGCATCATCTGCCGATGACCCTTCCGCTTCAGCTACCGCATTACTTccctaagaaaaaaaaaacatttccttaaattcatcaaaaaatgaaaattattgtttaaaagaaaaaacataatTCATACTTCAGCACGTTCATAAGCAGAGGATAAGCAAGCCCTGGTGAGTCTTCTAGCAAATTGGATAGGAGGAGGACCCTGAGACAAGAACTTTGGGATGTTGAACAAAGCTCGCTTGGCCAAAAACGTTGCTTCCattgttaatatttttcacaCACTTCACCCTCCTCTTTGGATTCCTAATTATACTCAAGTGTCAAAAAAGAAGAATGGGAAATTTGTCGTGTTAAAAGAGTGACACGTGGAAGAGTAGGACACGTTTTGGTCGTTTTGAAGAGAAGCTGGGGATGACTCATTTTTAGGGGGACTCGTCTTTTTTAAGGTTTTAGTAGCAGCGGTGATGCTGATCCATTAGGGTGGTGACTTGTATTTATTTAAGGGGACAGTGTAGATCATCAACTATAGGTCCATGATTGAGGCTTTAGGGTTTGATAGTTTCGTTATGGATTTATTGAGGCCCATGCCGTAACATAATCTTTGCCTTCTTTTAGGTTTAATTATAACTTTAATTCCTCTACTTCCAACTTTTAGAATTTATCAGAATTCCTTCAATTGTTCAACACTTGGTCTTCACTAATTTATTGGTATATTTGTTCAATTGCTTTACATATAATACATCTAACAATTTAACTTTAACACAGTTCCCTAATTGTCTAACTATTTTATTTTGTACAATAGCATATagataaactaatatttaattttcataaaataaaataaaaataaactcctaattagggtttttttttaaaaatgtgtcAAATTTACTGAACTCTGTAGGTCATCACATTTTGAGTCATAAGAAACAACATTCATTTCTTCATAAGATTCATAATCAACTTTCTATATACacttttaatttagaagaaaataaatttgaatcCCACTTAACATACATTGGATTTAATGGTAAAAAGAGTTTAACGTCTATTAAGCAATGCTTTAAAATTGATGTCCAATGTAACTTCACttcaaatttagttaaattatataattttgtttaatAAAGTAGATCGAGTAGTAAGAAGTTTAatgttttttaagaaaaaaattgagttgtaatggcctaattTAAAGTTatcggaaacagtggtttcgtaaccacaaatccgatttaaagagaaatttatttcaatatttttgcatgaaaattgatatgataggaaaatcgtatgaaaatattgatagaaaaattttacctatttactggttagttagaaaaagaaattattgaagaaattggataaaaacaaggtatcggacctctatctcgtaaaaacaagtcgaaaataattttataaatatttatgaaatgttagtaatgtcgtattaaaatttcgttaggaaattttaatgattgggtagtcaattaaatgaaaaggactaaattgtaataggtgtaaaagttgctagaatgattaaatagcttaagagtctaatgagaaaggatttaaaaggaaattagacccaaacgttatttgggctggacggcaagggtatgaaatcagcagaaaattaataaattaagggtaaaattgaaatattgcaaaattaactaaataaagctaggactaaataggaaatatctagatttctcttcattgctcttcaattccagcagctaaaaacgccataggagggttctataagctggtatttcataatttttgcaccaagtgagttaatccttgcctttttcttgtaattttatgtttctaagacttttacaactaggtcctactattaaattcattagttttgatttcatggatgaaattgaaagtcaccatggtttagtgctgtaagtttatgatgaaatagaatgaaattaaagttttaatttgtttatgagatgattttattaggtaatttcaatagaaattgatttttaggacctaattgtgaaaatgcttggaattaaagtctattgctgaaattatgattcctaaaggttgtaaactagtttaaggtgatagaataaaatattaattaagaaaaataagctcaattgagaggctaattgagtagggacgaaattatcatttattaaaaacttaggggaaaaatggtaataaacagcttgcacaaaaacagtttggacagcagcagtagactaactttgaaaaaatcaccataaattgtagaaatcgaattagaagatgaacaaaatattgaattaaagcttattgagtctagtttctcatagaagaaatagagtaagcatttgtaaattttgagatataatgaattttgtgagacaatgtcagaatgaattcgggttccctgttctaactttgaaaaatcataaaaaaattgaagaaaaacaattaggggcttaaatttatgtctagaatccttaatgagtctatttttaatagaaaaaacgagaacatcatttgaattctgtatgaagagataattaatttttagtgaagaagggtcagaactgtcgatagcagaacaggggtgactttaaagaataaactgtactgattggctaaaccaaaaattttgaaaattttatggtaagaagatatgtgagtctagtttcagggaaaattatcggatccTAATTTaaagttctgtagctcaagataaaaataatttagtgactatgactcaagtagacaactttgaatgaactataaataatagttgaattatagagaatgttgcatatgaacatgaaatgtattaaattgataattaaatttatttatttagatccagaagattcaaatacgaagctagatcgaggaaaggaaaaagttcgggattagtagatttttttgtttacaaacaagtatcaaggtaagttcgtgtaacttgaattatattcttaaatgcttaaaatgcatgtttttgatatgaatatgatttgaatgttcattatatggaaatttatgaaacattgatatatttgataaaatgggaagaaattccatttgaatgaaaggaaaattcgatggatctctgaaaaggaattgacagtaaaaaggatctagcccggacgggtgatcctatcctgatatagccctcccgaagaatatgtgtaaaatggatttagcccggacgggtaatccgaattagggtctgaatttagcctggactggtaattcagatccaaggtcattagagtaattgtcgttgcagggatttagcctggactggtaatcccggcaatactctatgagtttatattgcaggggatttagcctggactggtaatcccgctgcaaggttgaggttcgcaggagtgtgctctctgaaatggaaatgtgcgcacatgaatatgaattgacagacccggaattgtacactaaaagtgtacctctgaaaatccatcgaaatttccaagaaattcaacgggataaatatgaaaaaataacaaagaaatggaaattatgatattgatgagctcatcaatcatagtatatattattggtacatggaagttattgtactaacttgaatgttgagtttgtgcatattagggtaataatgtagtgaatggatatatgaatgtttattgtattgtattgaaaatattaggtaagtataattcttgttacatgagcttactaagcacaaagtgcttaccccatttcttttttccctgttttgtagtgttaagagctcggaggccggatttggtcggagacacatcacactatcaacctcaggacttcggtatataaagaaactttattgtggaaatcaatggcatgtataagctaataaagtaaatgattctgtgaaatgaatgtagagttagccattggtatggttaaCAAGCCTGGTTTTgagtatgtgatgacgttattttataaatatgcatgaaattatcttgaaaatatgttgaattggattggttgatgtggattgtttttggtttaaaatttcaaggaaggttaga from Gossypium hirsutum isolate 1008001.06 unplaced genomic scaffold, Gossypium_hirsutum_v2.1 scaffold_820, whole genome shotgun sequence encodes:
- the LOC107917522 gene encoding uncharacterized protein, which produces MEATFLAKRALFNIPKFLSQGPPPIQFARRLTRACLSSAYERAEGSNAVAEAEGSSADDAPRDSMYETKHPSFVTGEGRPPGNATSFAADTAKDGIKKAVGMAENVGDTAKKTLDGAWRAARDGAQGIKERVVNQTDEDDEDDDEIEEDVAVDEIRKVDQLVDTQEYRSI